The window ctggcccaattcccccctggcctttacccctcatggcctcctaataacccccctctctgaactggctccatcactctgctctcctccccactgagagctggggtgtggggagcggactggcgcctcatccaggtgggggtacacactgctgggggtggaggggatcctcaTGACTCCCCTCCCCCGCCCTTCACTAGGATTCAGACATTGTTGGGGCTCCCCCTCCCAGAGACCGGAGCGCTGCTCACCTGTGTGTCACGACAACCCGGAtccggggggtgggggggggcgcGCTGCGGGACTCTCCAACTCTCCGGAGCGCTTATGGCTTAATTGCTTAACGAGGGCCGGGTGAGGTTAATTAGTAATTAAGGGTCAGCTGGTGCAGAGACTCTCAGTGGGGTGGCCAGCGAGCGGACTGTTTCAGGAgcctttttgggggggggggtgccaaCAGTTTCACCCCCTGTGGGGTACCCCCTGTTCCAGCTCACAGCATGGTGTGTCCAGGAAAGGGCCAGAAGGAggaattattgttgttgttgttgagatGGGGGTGGCTGTGAGCTGTCGGCTCTTCCAGGGACTGACCGATGGCCGACCACACGGTGGAGCTGAACACGGGCGCGAGGATGCCCCTGCTGGGGCTGGGCACCTTCCGGCTGCGCGGcgccgaggagctgcggcgctgCGTGGACGCGGCGCTGGCGGCCGGCTACCGCGGCTTCGACACGGCGGCCGTGTACGGCAACGAGGAGGAGCTGGGCCGGGCGCTGGCCGAGCTGCTGCCCCGCCACGGCCTGCGCCGGGCCGACGTCTTCGTCACCAGCAAGCTGGGGCCCCGCGACCAGGGCGCCGGCGCCGCCGAGGCCTGCCGGCGCAGCGTGGCCCGGCTGGGCGCCGGCTACCTGGACCTCTACCTGGTGCACTGGCCCGGCACCCAGGGCCGGCCCGCCGGCGACCCGCAGAACCGCCAGCGCCGCCGGGAGAGCTGGGAGGCCCTGGAGGCGGAGCACCGCGCCGGCCGGCTGCGCGCCATCGGCGTCTCCAACTACACCCCCGCGCACCTGCGGGAGCTGCTGGCCGGCTGCGCGGTGCCCCCTGCTGTCCTGCAGGTGGAGCTGCACCCGGCCCTGCCCCAGCCCGAGCTGCTGGCGCTGTGCGGCCAGGCCGGCGTCCACCTGCAGGCCTACTCCTCGCTGGGCGGGGGGCAGCTGCTGGCCCACCCGGTGGTGCGGGAGGTGGCGGCGGCGCGGGGCCGGGCGCCGGCGCAGGTGCTGCTGCGCTGGGGCCTGCAGCGGGGGGCCGGGGTCATCCCCAAGTCCGGCCAGCCCGCCCGCATCGCCGAGAACGCCCGCCTCTTCGACTTCCAGCTCGGCCCCGAGGACATGCACAGACTGGGGGCGCTGGGGTCCGGCACGCGCTACTGCTGGGACCCCAACACCGTCGCTTAGCGCCCATCCTCCCCCCCCCGGCCTTCATGTTGGGGTACGGACATTATTGGGGCTCCCCCTCTCCCGGAGACCGGAGCGCTTGCACCCCTGTGTGTCACGACAACCCGGATCCGGGGGGGCAACTGTGGGACTTTGAACTCTCCGACTCTCCGGAGCGCTTCATGGATTCTTAATTGCTTAACGAGGCCGGGTGAGGTTAATTAGTAATTGAGGGTCAGCTGGAGCAGAGACTCTCAGTGGGGTGGCCAGCAAGCGGACTGTTTCAGGGGCCTTTTTTTGGGGGTGCCAACAGTTCCACGCCCTGTGGGGTACACCCCCCCGTTCCTTTTTTATTAACATAGCCCGTGCTCGAAGCGTATTCACCCCCTGTCCCCCGTCAGAGGGACCCCCCCGAAATCTGCCGCCTGTCGCCGCAGTCCCGCAGACCGCCGGTTCCGGGGCGAGGAAGAGGAATCGAGCCGCCCTCGGTCCAGCCGGTGCTCAAATCTCTTTATTGCACAGGACGGGGACAAATTTACAAAATCCGTTAAAAAAACATCCCACGGGATTCTTCATACCGCATTCAAGTCAGAAAtcggaaataaaaaataaaagatgatgcacagtttcacagttttttttttacacaatttgaTCATATCAAGTATGTATAAAAGAGTGCTATTTACAACCctgtccccctcctcctcctcctcctcctctgcggCTCCTGATTGGACTCGTTAAAGACACTTAATTGGCCCCGAGCGAGCTTGTGTCCGAAGGCGTCCCGGACACGATCCTCCGATTCTGGAGGAGGGAAGAGCAAAGTCTGGCCGGGGCTCCGGGGTCGGAGAAACGCGCTGCTCGTTTGCACATTAAGCTCGTTAACTAATTGTTACTGTTGCCCCTCTCGGATTCCCTGCCCAGGCGCCAGGCTTCGGTACGGCATCACCTGACTCAAGGCACAGTAGACGGGGAAAGCTCATAAAGACTGGACTGTTCATTGTTTCCAAGGTGAATTAAGCAATTAGACTAATTAGTTAATTGAGGGGGCTGGACTAGGAGCCAGGGTTCGACACCTCCATTTTAAGAGCACAGAAAATCAGAGCAGATTCTTAACAGGGTACAAACTGTACAAATCAGACTGCTCTACTGTCTGATAAGAGTGGTAACACTCTGTGTGCTAAACCCTGTTTCTGTACATTTAAGGGTCACCTTGAATcaggggtctccagccctggtcctggggagccccagtccagaCAGTCTCATGGGTCACCTTGAATCAGggggtctccagccctggtcctggggagccccagtccagtcagtctccTAGGTGGCCCCGGATCACCTGTGAATTAAAGATCAGGACCCACTGATCAATTAAACAGGCGATGCCTGAATGAGGGGAGCTCTGGGGGTCCCAGGGGGCTGCAGGTACCTCTGCTGTTTGCACACATGGTTCAGGCGCGCCTCCCCGACTCTACAAGACCGCTCCAGCTCCCCAgccattttaaaatgagcaCGAGCGGAGTGGGCAGCGATGTGGCAGCAGGGCTTTCAACAAGGGTGGCGGGAGCAAACTGGATAAAGGGCCCAGCTCTTGCCACcagggattcgaacccacaaccttcgtgccctcctcctcctcctcctcttcctcctccggCCTGACCTAGCTTCAGTGCAGGGAGGGTCCTGGGGCGCCTGACGAAAAGCTGTCTCCCGTTCAAGGGGTCCCCCCTCTCAGCCCCCTCTTCATTAGGACAGGGGGCTCCAGAGCCCCGTTTTACTTGGGGGGGGGCACGCTCGTCCTGAGACCCAAGGCGCTGGGGGTGTTTGCACGTTTCTTCATCAGTCGGGGTTCAGCTTGCGTTAATCCTGTGTCAACCAGCTGAGTTTTGGGGGTTCCTTTCTGCCAAGGGCTGGCCCCATTGGGTCCCTCACTCGGCCCCCCCCTCCTGGACCTACGTGTTATCTGCTGACCGGAGGCCGGGCGGTCAGCAGACGAGGTGGGGGGGGGTCACTGCGCCCCACAGCCGCGGCCGGAGGAGAAGACGCTGTTGGGGTGCTCCTCCTCGGGCACCGGCGCCCCCTTCAGGTTCCAGAGGAAGGCCCACCAGCTGGGGGAGGTCTTCATCGTCGGCCGGGTGGCGCCGGCGCTGGCGGCCCGCTTGATCTCCTGCAGGGGGCAGAGGGGAGCAGAGCAGCGTCAGGACGGTGCCCCCCAGTGGCAGGGGGGAGCTCGGTAACCCCGATCCCAACCTCTGTGGCCTCCCCTGGCTCTCTCACCCCTCACCCCCTCCTCCACACCCCCCTACTCCCTCTACACCCCTCACCCCCTCCTCCACACCCCCCTACTCCCTCTACACCCCTCACCCCCTCCTCCACACCCCCCTACTCCCTCTACACCCCTCACCCCCTCCTCCACACCCCCCTACTCCCTCTACACCCCTCACCCCCTCCTCCACACCCCCCTACTCCCTCTACACCCCTCACCCCCTCCTCCGCACCCCCCTACTCCCTCTACACCCCTCACCCCCCACTCTGCGCCTCCCGTCTCTCACACCCCTCACCCCCCACTCTGCGCCTCCCGTCTCTCACACCCCTCACCCCCCACTCTGCCCCGCCCTCTCTCACCCCCCTCACCCCCCTGctccctctcctcccccctCACCCCCCCGCGCCCCCCGCCCTCTCTCACCCCCCTGTCCAGGCAGGTGTCGAACTCGTCGCTCATGCGGCGCAGCTCCCTGCCGTACTTGCGGGCGGCCCAGAGCGCGGGGGGCGCGGAGCGGGACCGCAGGCGGAAGGGGCCGGGGTCCTCGTCCGGCTCCGAGTCCGAGGCGCGGCTCTCCGACTGGGGGCGCGCGCGGCCCTCGCCCTCTGtgtgcgggggggggggggggggggagagagagggagctggCGTGAGCGCGTCGCCACGGTGACGCACACATTCACCCCCAAGGGGAGAGGGGGATCCCCAGGGGCGAGTGGGACTCCAGCGCCAGTCACAAAATCAGGGGGTTCCCCATCCTGGAACTGGGGACCCCACACCTGCCAGTTTCTCGCCCCTCAAATGACCCGACGGCAGGGTTCAGTCGGACTCCGATGGTTTTCGGCTGCTAAATATCCTGGAAAATCGCCCTGGAGACGTTCAGTTTCCTAAGTCGCGTGACATCTCCAAACCCGGAGCAGGAAACGAAAACCCTGCGAGGGTTCTAGCCCAGCATCCCTGCTGCTGGTCCAGGTCCAGAACCGGCAGGCGTGTCTGTGGTCCCCTCCTCCCCGTCTGCCTCTGAATCGCTGGGGGGGGAACCCCTCTCCTGAATCGCCTGTTCCTAAAGGGAACCCCTGGGAGATTTAACCGCTGAAGGTAAACGAGTGATTTGTGCAATTCAAGGGACGCTGGAGTCTGGGGCCTGGAAGGTGTTAAAGGGGAGCTGAGGTCCccatttcaaacaaaaaaaaaatcaaatttcgaATTGTGCACAAAATCGGGAACTTTGCGAAAGTACTGCGAGTCAGCATGTTGTTGCAGATTCGCATCAGGTTCCCACAAATTGTgacgtgaagcggcccttcctgctcactagtcactgtgatGACTGATGTACAGAGCTGTGAACCAGCcattcctgctcactagtcactgtgatGACTAATGTACAGAGCTGTGaaccagcccttcctgctcactagtcactgtgatGACTAATGTACAGAGCTGTGaaccagcccttcctgctcactagtcactgtggtGACCAATGGACTGAGATGTGAGCCTGCCCTTTCTGCTTACTAGTCCCTgtgatgactaatgtactgtgatgtaggagtaagtacaggttgtacagcagacttttcaccAGTAGAAATGCTCCAGCGTGATCTGATGGCAGAGTTAACAAGGGCAGAATTTCTACTGGATGAGAAGAGCTGGactcacaagcctgcttgtacACAGTGTCACAGGGCTGGAAGTAtcgctgcctcgttctgaatcccAGAACATGGCGCTGCGCAGACCTGGAAATGTCCCGTGTTTTGTGATGTCATTTGGAAGTTACCGTGTGTGCGCGTTTTACTGTCATCGCGGTCTGAAACGCACTCAATGATGCCGATTCTTTCTAGCCGCGAAATACAAAAATAGCGCTGCAGTTCCCCTTGAGGATTTTCATTCCCAGCGCTGTCCACCTTGTCCCACTGAAGAGTCACATCACCGCGAGAGCGGTACTGTCACTGGCGCGCCCCGGTGACCCCGGAATTTGGGGAGCACTGCTCTCACGCAGCCAGCCGGCGGGGGGGTCGTCCGCAACTCACCGGGAGGCCGGATCCCCGGGCTGCTGTGGGCGTGGCCCAGCGCGGGCCCGAGCCCCGCCTCCTGGCGGGGCCCTCTCCCCGCCGCGGTCTCCGATTGGGCGGGCTCGGCGACGTCATCCGAGAGGCCCGAATCGTCCGAGAGGCTGAACACGGGCGTCATGGCGACATCTGCAGAGGCGAGAGAGGGCACGCAGGTGAGTGCGGGGGGCTCTTCGGCCTTTCCGTTTCTACAGTGCACCACAGGAGCGTAAAAACACGGCCATTTTACGTCATTCAATTAAAGTGGACCCTGGGATCATATTTGAATGGTGTTTTAAGTCAGTTCCCCGACTATAGTCACAGGTGTTGATGTGCACTATAGTCACTGATACACAGGTCTTGTTTTGCACTATAGTTACTGATACACAGGTCTTGTTTTGCACTATTGTTACTGATACACAGGTCTTGTTTTGCACTATAGTCACTGATACACAGGTCTTGTTTTGCACTATAGTCACTGATACACAGGTCTTGTTTTGCACTATAGTCACTGATACACAGGTCTTGTTTTGCACTATAGTCACTGATACACAGGTCTTGTTTTGCACTATAGTCACTGATACACAGGTCTTGTTTTGCACTATAGTCACTGATACACAGGTCTTGTTTTGCACTATAGTCACTGATACACAGGTCTTGATGTGCACTATAgtcactgatacacacacaggTATTAATGTGCATTATAGTCACCGATACACACACAGGTATTAATGTGCATTATAGTCaccgatacacacacacaggtatcGATGTGCACTatagtcactgacacacacacaggtgttGATGTGCACTATAGTCACCGATACACTCACAGGTATTGATGTGCACTATAGTTACTGATACACAGATCTTGTTTTGCACTATAGTTACTGATACACAGGTCTTGTTTTGCACTATAGTTACTGATACACAGGTCTTGATGTGCACTATAGTCACCAATACACACACAGGTGTTGATGTGCACTatagtcactgacacacacactggtctTGATGTGCACTatagtcactgacacacacactggtctTGATGTGCACTATAgtcactgatacacacacagcTATTAATGTGCACTATAGTCCTATAATCaccgatacacacacacatcttgATGTGCACTATAGTCACCGATACACATACAGGTGTTGATGTGCACTatagtcactgacacacacactggtctTGATGTGCACAATAgtcactgatacacacacagcTATTAATGTGCACTATAGTCCTATAATCaccgatacacacacacatcttgATGTGCACTATAGTCACCGATACACACACATCTTGATGTGCACTATAGTCACCGATACACACACATCTTGATGTGCACTATAGTCaccgatacacacacacaggtgttGATGTGCACTATAGTCAccgacacacacacgcacggtTACCGACAGTCAGGCACTGCCACGCACACGGTGTCACGCTGTACAACCGCACAGTGAGAACGGTGACATACGGGGCTCAGACCCACACGCTCGTGCCCTGGACGTTCGGCCCGCCGCCTCGAGACTTCCGGGTAGAAAGGAAGTTTTCCCGGAGAGGAGCTGGGAAAGACGGGCGCCCCGGAGCGAGCAGAGCCCAGCCCGGTCGCTGCAGGGTCTCGCCCTCAGACCCCAGCCACCCCCCTGGGGTGTGATGGGGGGGAGTTTGTACCCCCAGAAGGCGCCCGcttcggttctctttggctttgcTACCTAACAGCTTCCCGGTCTGGAAAGCAACCTTCTGGCTGGGAACCTGGAGACACGCAGCTGAACTTTcgtttgctttttcaaaaaaagCACTAAAAAAAAGCCTGCAATCCTCATCATGGGCGCCTGCACTCCCGAATTCAGTCACGACGCAGAACTGTTCTCCTTACCCGGACCGGCTGCGGCTGCTTGCTGGGCGATCGTTGTTTGGGCTCTCCGGCGTCAACAGAAGTAGGTCGGGTCCGGCTGCTCCCCAGCCCTTCCGCGAAGGCGCAGGTTTCGCTTCGCCCAGCCAATCCGCTcgcccgcccccggcccccgcCAATCGCCGCGCCGCGCCGCCCTGACGTCACTGTTGCGGGTCGAGGCCGGGGCCGCGTGCCTTGTTTACCAGCGCCGAGGGGCCGTAGTGGCGCGTGGCGCCGCGCACCCCGAAATCCAGCCCGGCCCCCCGGCCTTTGCACGAGCAACACCCGGTGCTCGGATATTTGACACACAAGGTCTGCAGCCCGAGCTGCGCCCTTCCTGACGATTTTCTGCTCCTAGGTGTTGTTGCGGACCAAATATTGCATCACTTGGTGCGCGTCAATCGCAGTTTCCCACCCGCTGGTGGATCTAGAAAACCGGTGGCTCTGCAGAGATTGCTCTCGGAGGGCTTTAGGACAGTGTCCAGCCTGTACTTCGCTCCCAGCCCTCGTATTGTCCTGTTTCCAAATATCTTGTCATGAAAACCTGTCATCGCAGCGTATTGGGTTGAGCTCTGTTTTGATTTGACTCTcgtcctatatactgtatgatgtatGCTGTATGATAGATAGATACGTGATTGATCCCGGGAGGGAACAGCAGCTTAACGCAGACctcacagccacagtgtaacgaatgatacaataataataacacaatacagtcagtacagtgagaagtgcaccaaggagagttactcacagtccagaatacACAaggaacaaaccagaacagaacagtacacataAAAATCGTATTGTAGAATATGactataaatatagatgtaaatatagataaaaATATCAATGTATTACACGGGttcctggcatatattgcacaaaaaacggttgtaacgggaaagaaaaaagaacagatgtatcagtttgctgctcagtccagaaacaggtcactgtcgatgttgcctctgcccagacacacagtggagGCGTTGTACAGTCTGATGGCAGAAGGCAACAATGACCTCCGGTAGCGCCCCCTGTCGCACCGCGGATGGATCAGTCtcttgctgaacgtgctctaaTTAGGGTGTTGTAATCAGGGCGGTGCAGTGGtgagcgctggggccctgggttcaattctgctgtctgggtggagtctgcatgttctccccgcgTTCACATggctccaggtgctctggtctcctcccacagtccacagacatgctGGGGGGGGTGGattggctgctgggaaaactggccctggtgtgagtgtgtgtgtgtcctgtaatggactggtgtcctgtccggggtgtaccctgccttgtgcctgttgcttgctgggatagggtcCGGCTCTCCTGTGTTCAGAAAGCGAATAGTGTTGTAATTCTGCACAGTGTGCACAGGCTTCATGAGTGTTTATACCTGGAAATTTATTCTCATGTGGAAATGTTTTCTAACAAACCCCACAGCAGCTGGGCAGCCTTTGTGGTTCCTGAACACAGACATCCAGGGCCTCTGTCAGATCAGCTCAGACATTCCCTCAGAACAGTGCGACTCTGTTTTCACCATGGGGTACAACTACAGGACCAGTtagagcagggctgtccagtcctggtccaggaggggtcagtgtgtctgcaacagggctgtccagtcctggtcctggaggggtcagtgtgtctgcagcaggggtgtccagtcctggtccaggaggggtcagtgtgtctagagcagggctgtccagtcctggtccaggaggggtcagtgtgtctagagcagggctgtccagttctagtcctggaggggtcagtgtgtctgtagcaggggtgtccagccccggtcctggagggtcagtgggtctagagcagggctgtccagagTCCAGTCCTGGGGGGTCAGCGTGTCCAGAGCAGGGCTGTCCACTGTCCAGTCCTGGGaacaggaggggtcagtgtgtctgcagcaggggtgtccagtcctggtccaggaggggtcagtgtgtctgcagcagggctgtccagtcctagtcctggagggtcagtgtgtctagatcagggctgtccagtcctagtcctggagggtcagtgtgtctagagcagggctgtccagtcctggtccaggaggggtcagtgtgtctgcagcagggctgtccagtcctagtcctggagggtcagtgtgtctagatcagggctgtccagtcctagtcctggagggtcagtgtgtctagagcagggctgtccagtcctggtccaggagggggtcagtgtgtctgcagcaggggtgtccagcCCCGGTCCTGGAAGGTCAGTGGGTCtagagcagggctgtccagagtctagtcctggagggtcagcgTGTCcagagcagggctgtccagcgTCCAGTCCTGGGAACAGGATTTGCTTGTTTATGCGAAGctgatggcctcctcttgtaCAGAGACTTAGTGCtctatatttaatgtttttctttttaattgaatttccCCTCATGACCACAAGATGTCGCTGTCAGATGGGGGAATCTCTCTTTCTCCCGGATTCAGATACTCAGCAGATATCCCAGCGCTGGCCTGCGATACCAAATCACAGCTCGGAGGAATAGCTGCCCTCCTCTCTTTAATGAGCGCACTGGCCCAGTTAGAGCATTTATTTCCATTAGAAGTTCTTAAGTAGTCAATACATTAAAGAGACGTTCAATCACATAAATGCACGTTTGTTTTTAAAGTCGGAGGGGTGCACGTTTTAAATCTTTCATTTGATATATGTGCTTTATGGACTCTTGGCGCTTGCTCAAGAGATCAGTCAAGTGCCTGACACTTTAATCACTGCTCCGACAGGCGCACAGTCCCTCACCAACACAACCTGTTCTGGAAAACACAGGGCTCTACAGCTGTACGGTAGGGTTCCTGTATGTTAGGGGCTCCAGGTCCAGTGCGATCCCAACCAGGTTTAACAACATGCAGGGTTCCTGTCTGGCAGAGTTCCAGCTCCAgtttgatccactccgggttttaccAGCTGCAGGGGGCTCCTGTACGTAAAAGAGGCTCCAGCTCCAGTCCACTCCAGGCCAGGTTTTATCAGCTCCAGGGTTTTCTGTATAACAGGGGCCCTGATCCAGCTGGCTCTATATGTCATCATTAAGTCATCAGTTTTCCAAAACTTGCATCAGTCTCTTCCTGCTCGGAGAGGCCGGCGATTGGTCAAATTAAGTCGTTTCACCCCCTGGCCTCCACGACCGGCGTTCTCTCAATTGAACAATTGACTTTGATGAGCAGCTCGATGAAGCCCAGGTTTCCCCCAGCCCTGGACAGTGGTGACCTGTGGGGCCGACTGCAGCCGGGCCCTGTGGGACCAGGGCCAGAGAGCTCCACAACAGAGGTGCTGCCTCCGTCCGGCCGGGTCTGTTCGGGTCAGCACCAGAACCccgaacccccccccccacagactCTTGCGGAGGTGCGTCTCCTGTTTTTTAGTCCAAAATACACCCACCCCTGTGTCCATCCAGCTTCGAAGCCTTCCCTCCAGCCGCCAGCCCGATTCCCATTGCGGAGCGGTCGGATCCGCTC is drawn from Lepisosteus oculatus isolate fLepOcu1 chromosome 18, fLepOcu1.hap2, whole genome shotgun sequence and contains these coding sequences:
- the LOC138224046 gene encoding bcl2-associated agonist of cell death-like, which translates into the protein MTPVFSLSDDSGLSDDVAEPAQSETAAGRGPRQEAGLGPALGHAHSSPGIRPPEGEGRARPQSESRASDSEPDEDPGPFRLRSRSAPPALWAARKYGRELRRMSDEFDTCLDRGEIKRAASAGATRPTMKTSPSWWAFLWNLKGAPVPEEEHPNSVFSSGRGCGAQ
- the LOC138224045 gene encoding aldo-keto reductase Mkms_1985, translating into MADHTVELNTGARMPLLGLGTFRLRGAEELRRCVDAALAAGYRGFDTAAVYGNEEELGRALAELLPRHGLRRADVFVTSKLGPRDQGAGAAEACRRSVARLGAGYLDLYLVHWPGTQGRPAGDPQNRQRRRESWEALEAEHRAGRLRAIGVSNYTPAHLRELLAGCAVPPAVLQVELHPALPQPELLALCGQAGVHLQAYSSLGGGQLLAHPVVREVAAARGRAPAQVLLRWGLQRGAGVIPKSGQPARIAENARLFDFQLGPEDMHRLGALGSGTRYCWDPNTVA